From a single Nissabacter sp. SGAir0207 genomic region:
- the lrp gene encoding leucine-responsive transcriptional regulator Lrp — protein sequence MADNKKRPGKDLDRIDRNILNELQKDGRISNVELSKRVGLSPTPCLERVRRLERQNFIHGYTALLNPHYLDASLLVFVEITLNRGAPDVFEQFNAAVQKLEDIQECHLVSGDFDYLLKTRVPDMSAYRKLLGETLLRLPGVNDTRTYVVMEEVKQSNRLVIKTR from the coding sequence ATGGCAGACAACAAAAAACGACCGGGAAAGGACCTCGACCGGATAGATCGCAACATCCTGAATGAATTGCAGAAGGATGGCCGCATCTCCAACGTCGAACTTTCCAAACGGGTAGGCTTATCCCCTACGCCATGCTTGGAGCGTGTCCGTCGCCTGGAACGGCAGAATTTCATTCATGGCTATACCGCACTGCTCAATCCTCACTATCTGGATGCCTCGCTGCTGGTCTTCGTTGAGATCACGCTGAACCGTGGCGCGCCAGATGTTTTTGAGCAGTTCAACGCCGCCGTACAGAAGTTGGAAGATATCCAGGAGTGTCATCTGGTCTCCGGTGACTTCGACTACCTGTTGAAGACCCGTGTGCCGGATATGTCCGCGTACCGCAAGCTGCTGGGTGAAACGCTGTTGCGCCTGCCGGGCGTGAATGACACCCGTACCTATGTGGTGATGGAAGAAGTCAAACAGAGTAACCGTCTGGTCATCAAGACCCGGTAA
- the trxB gene encoding thioredoxin-disulfide reductase — protein MSTVKHSKLLILGSGPAGYTAAVYAARANLHPVLVTGMEKGGQLTTTTDVENWPGDPEGLTGPLLMERMHEHAAKFNTEILFDHIHSVDLQNRPFRLTGDNGEYTCDALIIATGASARYLGLPSEEAFKGRGVSACATCDGFFYRNQEVAVVGGGNTAVEEALYLSNIAAKVHLIHRRDTFRAEKILIDRLHDKVASGNIVLHTNKTLDEVLGDQMGVTAVNLRNALTDELEKVDVAGVFIAIGHSPNTAIFNGQLELENGYIKVQSGIHGNATQTSIPGVFAAGDVMDHNYRQAITSAGTGCMAALDAERYLDGLAAACNNE, from the coding sequence ATGAGTACGGTTAAACACAGTAAATTGTTGATTTTAGGCTCAGGCCCGGCGGGTTATACCGCTGCGGTCTATGCAGCGCGCGCCAACCTGCATCCGGTCTTGGTTACCGGCATGGAGAAAGGTGGCCAGTTGACCACTACCACCGACGTTGAGAACTGGCCGGGCGATCCGGAAGGGCTGACGGGGCCGCTGCTGATGGAGCGTATGCATGAACATGCCGCTAAATTCAACACTGAAATCCTGTTTGACCACATCCACAGCGTGGATCTGCAGAACCGCCCGTTCCGCCTGACTGGCGACAACGGCGAGTACACCTGTGACGCCCTGATCATCGCTACCGGCGCGTCTGCCCGCTATCTGGGCCTGCCGTCGGAAGAGGCATTCAAGGGCCGCGGCGTCTCCGCCTGCGCCACCTGTGACGGCTTCTTCTACCGCAACCAGGAAGTCGCCGTGGTCGGCGGCGGCAACACCGCCGTGGAAGAGGCGCTCTACCTCTCCAACATCGCCGCGAAAGTGCACCTGATCCACCGCCGCGACACCTTCCGCGCCGAGAAGATCCTGATCGACCGACTGCATGACAAAGTGGCCAGCGGCAACATTGTGCTGCACACCAACAAAACTCTGGATGAAGTGCTGGGCGACCAGATGGGCGTTACCGCCGTCAACCTGCGCAACGCGCTGACTGACGAGCTGGAGAAAGTCGATGTGGCGGGTGTCTTCATCGCCATCGGCCACAGCCCGAACACCGCTATCTTCAACGGCCAGCTGGAGCTGGAGAATGGTTACATCAAGGTGCAGTCCGGTATCCACGGCAATGCCACCCAGACCAGCATCCCTGGCGTGTTTGCCGCCGGCGACGTGATGGACCACAACTACCGTCAGGCGATCACCTCCGCCGGCACCGGCTGCATGGCCGCGCTGGATGCGGAGCGTTACCTGGACGGCCTGGCCGCGGCCTGCAACAACGAGTAA
- the cydD gene encoding cysteine/glutathione ABC transporter permease/ATP-binding protein CydD yields MTKTRQQQLLRWLRQQRAPARRWLQLSMLLGLFSALLILMQAGLMAALLHGLIMEATPRDRLIPLFLLLALSFLLRALLALGREQVGFRCGLSVRQQIRQAVLDRLAQLGPAWINGRPAGSWATLVLEQIDDMQDYYARYLPQMFLAGVIPLLILLCLFPINWAAGLILLLTAPLIPLFMALVGMGAADANRRNFAALARLSGNFLDSLRGLETLRLFHRAAAETDAIRHASEDFRARTMEVLRLAFLSSAVLEFFASLSIALVAVYFGFSYLGELHFGSYGGSVTLFAGFLALILAPEFFQPLRDLGTFYHAKAQAVGAAESLFTLLEEAPTPPQHGQGQVSFETDAPIALKAEGLKILSPEGTVLAGPLSFQIAAGQRVAIVGLSGAGKSSLLNALLGFLPYRGELYANGQPLHTLEVASWRRHLAWVGQNPHLPAATLRQNITLGHPQASEAEVAHAVSQAYVDEFLPLLPAGLETPVGDHAAGLSVGQAQRVAVARALLAPSQLLLLDEPAASLDAHSEQRVMAALTVAAARQTTLLVTHQLEDARHCDEIWVMERGAIVERGPYQQLQQQGGPFARLLAQRDGEL; encoded by the coding sequence ATGACAAAAACTCGACAACAACAACTGCTTCGATGGCTGCGACAGCAACGCGCGCCCGCGCGCCGCTGGCTGCAACTCTCCATGCTACTGGGCCTGTTCAGCGCGCTACTGATCCTGATGCAGGCTGGCCTGATGGCGGCCCTGCTGCATGGGCTGATCATGGAAGCGACACCGCGTGACCGCCTGATTCCGCTGTTTCTGCTGCTGGCCCTCTCCTTTTTATTGCGCGCGCTGCTGGCGTTGGGACGTGAGCAGGTGGGCTTCCGCTGCGGCCTGAGCGTGCGCCAGCAGATCCGCCAGGCGGTGCTCGACCGGTTGGCGCAACTCGGCCCGGCCTGGATCAATGGCCGCCCGGCCGGCAGCTGGGCGACACTGGTGCTTGAGCAGATTGATGACATGCAAGATTACTATGCGCGCTACCTGCCGCAGATGTTTTTGGCCGGTGTCATCCCGCTGCTGATTCTGCTGTGCCTCTTCCCCATCAACTGGGCGGCCGGGCTGATTTTGCTGCTCACCGCACCGCTGATCCCGCTGTTTATGGCGCTGGTCGGCATGGGGGCGGCGGATGCTAACCGCCGTAACTTCGCCGCGCTGGCGCGGTTGAGCGGCAATTTTCTGGACAGCCTGCGCGGCCTCGAGACGCTGCGCCTGTTCCACCGCGCCGCCGCCGAAACCGACGCCATCCGCCACGCCTCCGAGGATTTCCGCGCCCGAACGATGGAAGTGCTGCGGCTGGCATTCCTCTCCTCCGCCGTGCTGGAGTTTTTCGCCTCTCTCTCCATCGCACTGGTCGCGGTCTACTTCGGGTTCTCCTATCTGGGCGAGCTGCATTTCGGCAGCTATGGCGGCAGCGTAACGCTGTTCGCGGGTTTTCTGGCGCTGATCCTCGCGCCAGAGTTCTTCCAGCCGCTGCGCGATCTCGGCACTTTCTACCATGCCAAAGCGCAGGCAGTCGGTGCCGCCGAGTCGCTGTTCACACTCCTTGAGGAGGCGCCCACGCCACCGCAACATGGGCAGGGGCAAGTTTCCTTTGAGACGGATGCGCCGATTGCACTGAAAGCAGAGGGGCTGAAGATCCTCTCGCCGGAGGGCACGGTGCTGGCAGGGCCATTGAGCTTCCAGATCGCGGCCGGGCAGCGGGTGGCGATTGTCGGGCTAAGCGGCGCGGGCAAGAGTTCGCTGCTCAACGCCCTGCTCGGTTTCCTGCCCTACCGTGGCGAGTTGTATGCCAATGGGCAGCCACTGCATACGCTGGAGGTAGCCAGCTGGCGGCGGCACCTCGCGTGGGTAGGGCAGAACCCGCATTTGCCAGCGGCGACGCTGCGGCAGAACATCACATTGGGCCATCCACAGGCCAGCGAGGCGGAGGTGGCACACGCGGTTTCACAGGCGTATGTCGATGAATTCTTGCCGCTGCTGCCGGCCGGACTGGAGACACCGGTGGGTGACCATGCCGCCGGCCTCTCCGTCGGCCAGGCGCAACGTGTCGCGGTGGCGCGGGCTCTGCTGGCGCCGAGTCAGTTGCTGCTGCTGGATGAGCCAGCGGCCAGCCTCGATGCCCATAGTGAACAGCGGGTGATGGCCGCGCTGACCGTGGCGGCGGCGCGCCAGACCACGCTGCTGGTGACGCACCAGCTGGAAGATGCCCGGCACTGCGATGAGATCTGGGTGATGGAACGGGGCGCGATTGTCGAACGCGGCCCCTATCAGCAACTGCAACAGCAAGGCGGCCCCTTCGCGCGCCTGCTGGCCCAACGCGACGGGGAACTCTGA
- the cydC gene encoding cysteine/glutathione ABC transporter ATP-binding protein/permease CydC: MRVLLPYLALYRRHSGRMLLGLLLAIITLLASIGLLALSGWFLAASALAGLAGLYSFNYMLPAAGVRGAAIFRTAGRYAERLVSHDATFRVLAHLRVDTFARLLPLSPAGLARFRQADLLNRLVADVDTLDHLYLRVLSPLAAALAVIVVVCAALGWLDITLALTLAVILLALLLLLPLLFYRAGQPIGRALTGLRADYRIQLTAWLQGQAELALYGAAGRFRATLTETEQQWQRQQQRQATLTGLAQALLLAATGLTVTLMFWLAAGQLGESSAQVALVLFTTLAAFEALGPVATAFQHLGHVIASAERLHAVTHQPPEVRFPAAGVTPAGAPTLAMADVRFSYPGQPQPVLDGLNLTVAAGEHIALLGRTGCGKSTLLQLLTRAWDAPAGQIRLGGHALAEYDEATLRRQVTLIPQRVHIFNTTLRDNLRLAAPTVDDAQLAEVLRQVGLGALLEGSGLNGWLGEGGRPLSGGEQRRIGIARALLHNAPLVLLDEPTEGLDAETERQILALLRRHCAGKTLVMVTHRLHGLQEMDRICVMENGSIIEQGHHAELLAAGGRYAHFMRRLG, from the coding sequence ATGCGTGTGCTTCTGCCCTATCTGGCCCTCTACCGCCGCCACAGCGGCCGGATGCTGCTCGGCCTGCTGCTGGCGATCATTACCCTGCTGGCGAGCATCGGCCTGCTGGCGCTCTCCGGCTGGTTCCTGGCCGCCTCGGCGCTGGCCGGGCTGGCGGGCCTCTACAGCTTCAACTATATGCTGCCCGCCGCCGGGGTGCGTGGGGCGGCGATTTTCCGCACTGCCGGGCGCTATGCCGAGCGGCTGGTGAGCCATGACGCCACCTTCCGGGTGCTCGCCCACCTGCGGGTGGACACCTTCGCCCGCTTGCTGCCGCTGTCGCCAGCGGGGCTGGCGCGTTTCCGTCAGGCGGATCTGCTCAACCGGCTGGTGGCGGATGTCGATACGCTCGATCACCTCTATTTGCGGGTACTTTCGCCGCTGGCGGCGGCGCTGGCGGTGATTGTGGTGGTGTGCGCGGCCCTCGGCTGGCTGGATATCACACTGGCGCTGACGCTGGCGGTCATTTTGCTGGCGCTGTTGCTGTTACTGCCGCTGCTGTTTTACCGCGCTGGCCAACCCATTGGCCGGGCGCTGACCGGGCTACGCGCTGACTATCGCATCCAGCTCACCGCCTGGTTACAGGGTCAGGCGGAGCTGGCCCTCTACGGCGCGGCCGGCCGTTTTCGCGCAACGCTGACCGAAACGGAGCAGCAGTGGCAGCGGCAACAGCAGCGGCAGGCGACGCTCACTGGGCTGGCACAGGCGCTGCTACTGGCGGCCACCGGGTTGACCGTGACCCTGATGTTCTGGCTGGCCGCCGGGCAGCTGGGAGAGAGCAGCGCGCAGGTGGCGTTGGTGCTGTTCACTACTCTGGCGGCGTTTGAGGCGCTGGGGCCGGTCGCCACCGCTTTCCAGCATCTGGGGCACGTCATCGCCTCCGCCGAGCGGCTCCATGCCGTTACCCACCAGCCGCCAGAGGTACGTTTCCCGGCCGCTGGCGTGACACCCGCGGGCGCGCCAACGCTGGCAATGGCGGACGTGCGCTTCAGTTACCCCGGTCAGCCGCAGCCGGTGCTTGATGGGCTAAATTTGACGGTCGCGGCGGGCGAGCATATCGCCCTGCTGGGGCGTACCGGCTGTGGCAAGTCAACGCTGCTGCAACTGCTGACCCGCGCCTGGGACGCGCCCGCGGGCCAGATCCGGCTCGGCGGTCACGCGCTGGCGGAGTACGATGAAGCCACGCTGCGGCGACAGGTCACCCTGATCCCACAGCGGGTGCACATCTTCAACACCACGCTGCGCGACAACCTGCGGCTGGCGGCACCCACCGTCGATGACGCCCAATTGGCCGAGGTGCTACGTCAGGTGGGGCTGGGGGCGCTGCTGGAGGGGAGCGGCCTGAACGGCTGGCTGGGCGAAGGCGGCCGCCCGCTCTCCGGCGGCGAGCAGCGGCGCATCGGCATCGCCCGCGCCCTGCTGCACAATGCGCCGCTGGTGCTGCTGGATGAACCGACCGAAGGGCTGGACGCAGAAACGGAGCGGCAGATCCTTGCCCTGCTGCGCCGCCACTGCGCTGGCAAAACGCTGGTGATGGTCACGCACCGCCTGCACGGGCTTCAGGAGATGGATCGCATCTGCGTCATGGAAAATGGCAGCATCATTGAACAGGGCCACCATGCCGAACTGCTGGCAGCCGGTGGCCGGTATGCCCACTTTATGCGGCGTCTGGGTTAA
- the aat gene encoding leucyl/phenylalanyl-tRNA--protein transferase: MRVVQLTPHSLLFPPPEGALREPNGLLAVGGDLSPARLKLAYQSGIFPWYNPGEMILWWSPDPRAVLFPDALHISRSMRRFLRHCPFQFTLNHAFPEVIAACAEARSDGTWIGPAVAEAYRQLHREGIAHSIEVWQEGELVGGMYGVAQGALFCGESMFSRRTNASKAALVMFCHHFVQQGGQLLDCQVLNDHTASLGATEIPRHHFLSALRQLQRQALPAGCWQPQTLQLPASV; the protein is encoded by the coding sequence ATGCGCGTTGTGCAACTCACCCCTCACTCCCTGCTCTTCCCGCCGCCCGAAGGGGCACTGCGGGAGCCAAACGGGCTGCTGGCGGTGGGTGGCGATCTCTCCCCTGCCCGGCTGAAGCTCGCTTACCAGAGCGGCATTTTCCCGTGGTACAACCCCGGCGAGATGATTTTGTGGTGGTCGCCCGACCCGCGCGCGGTGCTGTTCCCCGACGCGCTGCATATCAGCCGCAGTATGCGCCGTTTCCTGCGCCACTGCCCGTTCCAGTTCACCCTTAACCACGCCTTCCCCGAGGTGATTGCCGCCTGTGCCGAGGCGCGCAGCGACGGCACCTGGATTGGCCCGGCGGTGGCGGAAGCCTATCGGCAGCTGCACCGGGAGGGCATTGCGCACTCGATTGAGGTGTGGCAGGAGGGTGAGCTGGTGGGCGGGATGTATGGCGTGGCGCAGGGGGCGCTGTTTTGCGGCGAGTCGATGTTCAGCCGCCGTACCAACGCCTCCAAAGCGGCGCTGGTGATGTTCTGCCACCACTTCGTGCAGCAGGGCGGCCAACTGCTCGACTGCCAGGTGCTGAATGACCACACCGCCTCATTGGGGGCAACGGAGATCCCGCGCCACCACTTTCTTTCTGCCTTGCGGCAACTGCAACGGCAAGCGTTGCCGGCTGGCTGTTGGCAGCCGCAGACGCTGCAACTGCCGGCAAGTGTGTGA
- the infA gene encoding translation initiation factor IF-1, with translation MAKEDNIEMQGTVLDTLPNTMFRVELENGHVVTAHISGKMRKNYIRILTGDKVTVELTPYDLSKGRIVFRSR, from the coding sequence ATGGCCAAAGAAGACAATATTGAAATGCAGGGCACCGTGCTTGATACGCTGCCGAACACCATGTTCCGCGTTGAATTGGAAAACGGACACGTGGTTACCGCGCACATCTCCGGTAAAATGCGTAAAAACTACATCCGTATCCTGACGGGCGACAAAGTCACTGTTGAGCTGACCCCGTACGACCTGAGCAAAGGCCGCATTGTCTTCCGTAGCCGTTAA
- the clpA gene encoding ATP-dependent Clp protease ATP-binding subunit ClpA, with product MLNQELELSLNMAFARAREHRHEFMTVEHLLLALLSNPAAREALEACTVDLVALRQELEAFIEQTTPTLPASEEERDTQPTLSFQRVLQRAVFHVQSSGRNEVSGANVLVAIFSEQESQAAYLLRKHDVSRLDVVNFISHGTRKDEPGQAPNAENPVNEEQSAGEDRMENFTTNLNQLARVGGIDPLIGRDKELERAIQVLCRRRKNNPLLVGESGVGKTAIAEGLAWRIVQGDVPEVMADCTLYSLDIGSLLAGTKYRGDFEKRFKALLKQLEQDQNSILFIDEIHTIIGAGAASGGQVDAANLIKPLLSSGKIRVIGSTTYQEFSNIFEKDRALARRFQKIDITEPTVEETVQIINGLKPKYEAHHDVRYTAKAVRAAVELAVKYINDRHLPDKAIDVIDEAGARSRLMPVSKRKKTVNVGDIESVVARIARIPEKTVSASDRDVLKNLGDRLKMLVFGQDPAISALTEAIKMSRAGLGHDRKPVGSFLFAGPTGVGKTEVTVQLAKALDIELLRFDMSEYMERHTVSRLIGAPPGYVGFDQGGLLTDAVIKHPHAVVLLDEIEKAHPDVFNLLLQVMDNGTLTDNNGRKADFRNVILVMTTNAGVRETERKSIGLIQQDNSTDAMEEIKKVFTPEFRNRLDNIIWFNHLSSEVIQQVVDKFIVELQAQLDAKGVSLEVSDEARDWLAVKGYDKAMGARPMARVMQENLKKPLANELLFGSLVDGGSVKVELNKAEDRLTYEFLSAQKRKEEGVVH from the coding sequence ATGCTCAATCAAGAACTGGAACTCAGTCTCAACATGGCTTTCGCCAGAGCGCGCGAGCACCGACATGAGTTTATGACCGTGGAGCACCTGTTGCTTGCGCTACTGAGCAACCCTGCGGCGCGCGAGGCCCTTGAGGCTTGCACCGTCGATCTGGTGGCGTTGCGTCAGGAGCTGGAAGCCTTTATCGAACAGACCACACCGACCCTGCCGGCCAGTGAAGAGGAGCGCGACACCCAGCCGACGCTTAGCTTCCAGCGCGTGTTGCAGCGGGCCGTGTTCCACGTTCAATCCTCCGGGCGCAACGAAGTCTCCGGCGCCAATGTCCTGGTCGCAATCTTCAGCGAACAGGAGTCGCAGGCTGCTTATCTGCTGCGCAAGCATGACGTAAGCCGCCTTGACGTGGTGAACTTCATTTCCCACGGCACGCGTAAAGACGAACCGGGCCAGGCTCCCAATGCGGAAAACCCGGTCAACGAAGAGCAGTCGGCAGGGGAAGACCGTATGGAAAACTTCACCACCAATTTGAATCAGCTGGCGCGCGTCGGCGGCATCGATCCGCTGATTGGCCGCGACAAAGAGCTGGAGCGCGCCATCCAGGTGCTGTGCCGCCGCCGTAAAAACAACCCACTGCTGGTGGGTGAGTCGGGCGTCGGCAAAACCGCCATCGCGGAAGGGCTGGCCTGGCGCATCGTGCAGGGTGACGTGCCGGAAGTGATGGCTGACTGCACCCTCTACTCCCTCGATATCGGCTCACTGCTGGCCGGCACCAAATATCGCGGCGACTTTGAGAAGCGCTTCAAGGCGCTGCTGAAACAGCTCGAGCAGGATCAGAACAGTATCCTGTTCATCGATGAGATCCATACCATCATCGGCGCGGGCGCGGCATCCGGCGGGCAGGTGGATGCCGCCAACCTGATCAAGCCCCTGCTGTCGAGCGGCAAGATCCGGGTGATTGGCTCCACCACCTATCAGGAGTTCAGCAACATCTTTGAGAAAGACCGTGCGCTGGCACGCCGTTTCCAGAAGATTGACATCACCGAACCGACCGTGGAAGAGACGGTACAGATCATCAACGGCCTGAAGCCGAAGTATGAGGCCCACCACGACGTGCGTTATACCGCGAAAGCGGTGCGTGCCGCGGTGGAGCTGGCGGTGAAATATATCAATGACCGCCACCTGCCGGACAAGGCGATTGACGTGATCGACGAAGCTGGCGCCCGCAGCCGCCTGATGCCGGTCAGCAAGCGCAAGAAAACCGTCAACGTCGGTGACATTGAATCCGTGGTGGCGCGCATCGCGCGTATCCCGGAGAAGACCGTCTCCGCCAGCGACCGCGACGTGCTGAAAAATCTCGGCGATCGCCTGAAGATGCTGGTGTTTGGCCAGGATCCGGCCATCAGCGCCCTGACCGAGGCGATCAAAATGAGCCGCGCCGGACTGGGCCACGACCGCAAGCCGGTGGGTTCCTTCCTGTTTGCCGGGCCAACCGGGGTCGGGAAAACCGAGGTGACGGTACAGCTCGCCAAGGCGCTGGATATTGAATTGCTGCGCTTTGATATGTCCGAGTATATGGAACGCCATACCGTCAGCCGTCTGATTGGTGCGCCTCCGGGCTACGTCGGCTTTGATCAGGGCGGCCTGCTGACCGATGCGGTGATCAAGCATCCGCACGCAGTGGTACTGCTGGATGAGATCGAGAAAGCGCACCCGGATGTCTTCAACCTGCTGTTGCAGGTGATGGACAACGGCACGCTGACCGATAACAACGGCCGCAAGGCGGACTTCCGCAACGTGATTCTGGTGATGACCACCAACGCCGGGGTACGTGAGACTGAACGTAAGTCGATTGGCCTGATTCAGCAGGACAACAGCACCGACGCGATGGAAGAGATCAAGAAAGTGTTTACCCCAGAGTTCCGTAACCGTCTGGACAACATTATCTGGTTCAACCACCTGTCGAGCGAAGTTATCCAGCAAGTGGTCGACAAGTTCATCGTCGAGTTGCAGGCCCAGTTGGATGCGAAAGGCGTCTCGCTGGAGGTCAGCGACGAGGCCCGCGACTGGCTGGCGGTGAAAGGCTACGACAAAGCGATGGGCGCCCGCCCGATGGCGCGCGTCATGCAGGAGAACCTGAAGAAACCGCTGGCGAACGAGTTGCTGTTCGGCAGTCTGGTCGATGGCGGCTCGGTGAAGGTCGAGCTGAACAAGGCCGAAGACCGGCTGACCTACGAATTCCTCAGCGCGCAGAAACGCAAAGAGGAGGGGGTCGTCCACTGA
- the clpS gene encoding ATP-dependent Clp protease adapter ClpS: MGNNQDWLNFEHLIQDQHLDAVKPPSMYKVILNNDDYTPMEFVIDVLQKFFSYDIERATQLMLTVHYKGKATCGVFTAEVAETKVAHVNRYARENEHPLLCTLEKA; the protein is encoded by the coding sequence ATGGGCAATAATCAGGATTGGCTAAATTTTGAGCACTTAATCCAGGATCAGCATTTGGATGCGGTAAAACCGCCGTCCATGTATAAAGTTATACTTAACAACGACGATTATACGCCGATGGAATTTGTGATTGACGTTCTTCAAAAGTTCTTTTCTTATGATATTGAACGTGCAACGCAACTGATGCTCACTGTGCACTATAAAGGAAAAGCCACCTGCGGCGTCTTTACCGCCGAAGTGGCAGAGACCAAGGTCGCGCATGTGAATCGCTACGCGAGGGAGAACGAGCATCCGTTGCTTTGTACGCTGGAAAAAGCCTGA
- the cspD gene encoding cold shock-like protein CspD, with the protein METGTVKWFNNAKGFGFICPQNGGEDIFAHYSTIQMDGYRTLKAGQQVSFDVHQGPKGNHASLIIPQTNDALA; encoded by the coding sequence ATGGAGACGGGTACTGTTAAGTGGTTCAATAATGCCAAGGGCTTCGGTTTCATCTGCCCGCAGAATGGCGGCGAAGATATCTTTGCCCACTATTCCACCATCCAGATGGATGGCTACCGGACACTGAAAGCAGGACAGCAGGTCAGCTTCGATGTCCATCAGGGGCCGAAAGGAAACCATGCGAGCCTCATTATTCCTCAGACCAACGACGCGCTTGCCTGA
- a CDS encoding VirK/YbjX family protein, with translation MTHLYLPLNHLRRQTPWRLATGLVSGRIMPGFLWQFTGYRFKFLLRSALHLRTTRTLLNALVQHPLLPEMMRAQPNLPCKLHRPYLAVNLGTQQALQALCDHYQLINHAMPEAMRLGYLDHQPYPLAEVEGKEGERYTLSLSAIGKLDKEGEATLLFSQQDGTILAEITFTLMHYQGQPTLFIGGLQGAHRKLGHDAIQLATKACQGLFPKRLAVQALCRLASQLGMTQILAVGNQTHIYQSWRYNKKKQGQLHADYDSFWRSLGAEQQAEGYFSLPLTPARKSMEEIASKKRAEYRRRYALLDGIDAGVDRHFASR, from the coding sequence ATGACACACCTCTACCTGCCGCTTAACCACCTGCGCCGGCAAACGCCCTGGCGGCTGGCGACCGGGCTGGTGAGCGGCCGCATCATGCCGGGTTTCCTCTGGCAGTTCACCGGCTACCGCTTCAAGTTCCTGCTGCGCAGCGCGCTGCACCTGCGCACCACCCGCACCCTGCTCAATGCCTTGGTGCAGCACCCGCTGCTGCCGGAGATGATGCGCGCCCAGCCCAACCTGCCCTGCAAGCTGCATCGCCCCTATCTGGCGGTCAACCTCGGCACCCAGCAGGCATTGCAGGCGCTGTGCGATCACTATCAGCTGATCAACCATGCGATGCCGGAGGCGATGCGCCTCGGCTACCTCGACCACCAGCCCTACCCGCTGGCCGAGGTGGAGGGCAAGGAGGGCGAGCGCTACACCCTGTCGCTCAGCGCCATCGGCAAGCTGGACAAAGAGGGCGAGGCGACGCTGCTCTTCAGCCAGCAGGATGGCACCATTCTGGCGGAGATCACCTTCACGCTGATGCACTATCAGGGGCAGCCAACGCTGTTCATTGGCGGTTTGCAGGGCGCGCACCGCAAGCTGGGGCATGACGCCATCCAACTGGCGACCAAGGCCTGTCAGGGGCTGTTCCCGAAACGGCTGGCAGTGCAGGCGCTCTGCCGGCTGGCGAGCCAGTTGGGCATGACGCAGATCCTGGCGGTCGGCAACCAGACCCACATCTACCAGAGCTGGCGCTACAACAAGAAGAAGCAGGGACAGCTACACGCCGACTATGACAGCTTCTGGCGTTCGCTGGGGGCGGAGCAGCAGGCCGAGGGCTACTTCAGCCTGCCGCTGACACCGGCGCGCAAAAGCATGGAGGAGATTGCCAGCAAGAAGCGCGCCGAGTACCGCCGCCGCTACGCGCTGCTGGATGGCATTGACGCGGGCGTCGACCGCCACTTCGCGTCGCGTTAG